From the genome of Winogradskyella forsetii, one region includes:
- a CDS encoding F0F1 ATP synthase subunit epsilon: protein MYLEIVSPEATIFSSEVDSVTVPGVEGEFQMLNNHAAIVSTLSEGIVKINTHAQSHLVFDELHALVVPHNNDKKVLTVKINSGTVEMKDNKVIILAD from the coding sequence ATGTATTTAGAAATTGTATCACCAGAAGCCACTATATTCAGTTCAGAAGTTGATTCTGTAACGGTTCCAGGTGTAGAGGGTGAGTTTCAAATGTTGAATAATCACGCAGCCATAGTATCAACATTAAGTGAAGGTATTGTGAAAATAAACACGCATGCACAAAGCCATCTGGTCTTTGATGAATTACATGCACTTGTGGTACCTCATAATAATGATAAAAAAGTTTTAACGGTTAAGATTAATTCTGGTACTGTTGAAATGAAAGACAACAAGGTTATTATCTTGGCTGACTAA
- a CDS encoding TonB-dependent receptor, whose amino-acid sequence MKTILKLFTMLFCVVSFAQTTVKGKIIDNSGLPLPGANIVVVGTSTGTVSDFDGNYSLTVEEELPFSIRISYTGFEDQTIEITTNNQTVDVTMEEGNELDEVVISASRTPERIFESPVTVERFGLKEIKNTASADFYDGLENLKGVDINTNSLTFKSINTRGFATFANTRFMQLVDGMDNSAPALNFPLGNLLGMTETDILSVELLPGASSALYGANAFNGILFMRSKNPFDHAGISAYVKRGMTSQEAAGDNPYTDFGIRMAYKFSEKFAAKVNFAWLKGTDWAANDTRGKNDRNFIDGSSTRENDPGYDGVNTYGEIASSSLRTVAESPDFLSQLPNSALADLLPLDTVVSRTGYAEADLTDYNAESIKADWGLYFRPWENDFEIQYVGKVGSGSTIYQGSNRYSINNFFLQQHKLEVKNDNFFVRGYVTADNAGDSYDLVFTGVNINRQWKDDNTWFGQYAGAFIQATVAGATGDEAHAMARAAADTGRLIPGTPEFQAAFNKVTNDADVLTGSKFKSESKIYHGDANYNLSHLIDFAEIQVGSSYRQYQLNSFGSIYTDAQGGIDYSEVGLYTQLQKKFLEDDRLKVTASMRYDKSELFDAFLSPRLSVGYNIGKDKNHNIRASFQTGFRNPDTQALYIGLNAGRIILLGSAPDNPARENRQFPVNSALGQTLVGGSSIQFSGSNAYNNSFTASSVTAFSASQNPADLEIANPSIVQPEQVSSYEVGYRGKVEGFIIDASAYFNQYQDFISTVDVVAPFYGDVQLSQNVPGTTIPQAVAALAGSDFQAYRAYTNTDADVNSYGASIGVSTKILGGFDLSANYTYAKLDFDREANPDFQTNFNTPEHKVKASFGKTELFKNFGFNLSWRWSDTYVWESSFANGVVPSFNVFDAQINYKVTSLKSIFKVGAANVFNKEYFTAAGTGYIGAQYYVSWTINNL is encoded by the coding sequence ATGAAGACAATCTTAAAGCTTTTCACAATGCTTTTTTGCGTGGTATCTTTTGCACAGACCACAGTAAAAGGTAAAATTATCGACAATTCTGGGCTTCCCTTGCCTGGTGCAAACATTGTTGTTGTAGGTACCAGTACTGGTACAGTTTCTGATTTTGATGGTAACTACTCTTTAACGGTAGAAGAAGAGCTACCGTTTTCAATTCGTATAAGTTATACTGGATTTGAAGATCAGACTATTGAAATCACTACAAACAATCAAACAGTAGATGTCACAATGGAAGAAGGAAACGAACTCGATGAAGTTGTTATCTCTGCTTCACGTACACCAGAACGTATTTTTGAATCTCCCGTTACTGTTGAACGTTTTGGCCTAAAGGAAATAAAAAATACGGCATCTGCTGATTTTTATGATGGTTTAGAAAACTTGAAAGGTGTAGATATCAATACCAATAGTTTAACATTTAAATCGATTAACACTAGGGGATTTGCCACTTTTGCTAATACGCGTTTTATGCAATTAGTAGATGGGATGGATAACTCTGCTCCTGCACTTAATTTTCCACTTGGGAATTTATTAGGAATGACTGAAACAGATATTTTAAGCGTAGAGCTACTTCCTGGAGCATCATCTGCATTATACGGTGCAAATGCATTTAACGGTATCTTGTTTATGCGTAGTAAAAATCCATTTGACCATGCAGGTATAAGTGCTTATGTAAAAAGAGGTATGACTTCACAAGAAGCTGCTGGAGATAATCCATATACGGATTTTGGAATTAGAATGGCTTATAAATTTAGCGAGAAATTTGCCGCTAAAGTCAACTTCGCATGGTTAAAAGGAACGGATTGGGCGGCTAATGATACAAGAGGTAAAAATGACCGTAATTTTATCGATGGCTCAAGTACAAGAGAAAATGACCCTGGTTATGACGGTGTAAACACTTATGGTGAGATAGCAAGTTCAAGTTTAAGAACAGTTGCAGAGAGTCCAGATTTTTTAAGCCAATTACCTAATTCTGCTTTAGCTGATTTACTACCTCTTGATACGGTTGTTAGTAGAACAGGTTATGCAGAAGCTGATCTTACAGATTATAACGCAGAAAGTATAAAAGCAGATTGGGGTCTGTATTTCCGTCCATGGGAAAATGATTTTGAAATTCAATATGTGGGTAAAGTTGGATCGGGATCAACAATCTATCAAGGATCTAACCGCTATTCAATAAATAATTTCTTTTTACAACAACATAAATTAGAAGTAAAAAATGATAATTTCTTTGTACGTGGTTATGTAACGGCTGATAATGCCGGTGATTCTTACGATTTAGTATTTACAGGTGTAAATATTAATAGACAATGGAAAGACGATAATACATGGTTTGGTCAATATGCTGGTGCATTCATACAGGCTACTGTAGCAGGCGCTACAGGTGATGAAGCTCATGCCATGGCAAGAGCGGCAGCAGATACTGGACGTTTAATTCCAGGGACTCCAGAATTTCAAGCTGCCTTTAATAAAGTGACTAATGACGCTGATGTATTAACAGGAAGTAAATTTAAATCTGAATCAAAGATTTATCATGGTGATGCCAATTACAACTTAAGCCATTTAATCGATTTTGCTGAAATACAAGTTGGTAGTTCATACAGACAATATCAATTAAATTCTTTTGGTTCAATATATACAGATGCCCAAGGTGGTATTGATTATTCAGAAGTAGGTTTATACACTCAGCTTCAAAAGAAATTTTTAGAAGACGATAGATTAAAAGTTACGGCCTCTATGCGTTACGATAAATCGGAGCTTTTTGATGCCTTTTTATCACCAAGACTTTCTGTTGGTTATAATATAGGAAAAGATAAAAACCATAATATTAGAGCATCTTTTCAAACAGGATTTAGAAATCCAGATACTCAAGCCCTTTACATCGGTTTAAATGCTGGTAGAATTATTTTATTAGGTAGCGCACCTGATAATCCAGCAAGAGAAAACAGACAATTCCCTGTTAACAGTGCGCTCGGACAAACTTTGGTTGGAGGATCTAGTATTCAATTTAGCGGTTCAAATGCCTATAACAATTCTTTTACTGCTAGTTCAGTAACTGCATTTTCGGCATCTCAAAATCCCGCAGATCTAGAAATTGCAAACCCGTCTATAGTACAGCCAGAGCAGGTAAGTTCTTATGAAGTTGGATATCGTGGAAAAGTTGAAGGATTTATTATAGATGCGTCCGCCTATTTTAACCAATACCAGGATTTCATTTCTACAGTTGATGTTGTAGCGCCTTTCTATGGAGACGTACAACTGTCTCAAAATGTGCCTGGTACAACTATACCGCAAGCTGTTGCTGCTCTTGCAGGTTCAGATTTTCAAGCTTACCGTGCTTATACTAATACAGATGCAGATGTCAATTCCTATGGAGCTTCGATTGGAGTTTCTACAAAGATATTGGGTGGTTTCGACTTAAGTGCCAATTATACGTATGCTAAACTCGATTTTGACAGAGAAGCAAATCCAGACTTTCAAACCAACTTTAACACGCCTGAGCATAAAGTAAAAGCGTCATTTGGTAAAACCGAATTATTTAAAAACTTTGGCTTCAACTTATCTTGGAGATGGTCTGATACTTATGTATGGGAATCCTCTTTTGCAAATGGTGTAGTTCCATCATTTAATGTATTTGATGCACAAATTAATTATAAGGTAACTAGTTTGAAATCTATTTTTAAAGTTGGTGCAGCAAATGTGTTCAATAAAGAATATTTTACAGCAGCAGGAACCGGTTATATTGGTGCGCAATATTATGTGTCATGGACAATTAACAACCTATAA
- a CDS encoding homogentisate 1,2-dioxygenase, with protein MPFYHKLGKIPSKRHTQFKKPNGDFYYEQLFGTIGFDGMSTNSYHEQRPTQVKEIKRQYSVAPKIAKENNMQSYRFRGFQVKPENDYLDSRKIVLTNSDCNIILAAPKHSTKDYFYKNTDADELIFIHKGTGKLRTHLGNLDFKYGDYLLVPRGIIYKLDFDTEDNRLFIVESTRPIYTPKRYRNWFGQLLEHSPFCERDLRQPQELETNNESGDFLIKIKKQDEIFDMVYASHPFDVVGYDGYNYPYAFSIHDFEPITGRVHQPPPVHQTFETDAFVVCSFVPRLYDYHPLAVPAPYNHSNIDSDEVLYYVDGDFMSRNDIDAGHISLHPAGIPHGPHPGTMEKSIGKVKTEELAVMVDTFKPLKVTEEALKIADEDYFKSWLESPKGT; from the coding sequence ATGCCATTCTATCATAAATTAGGAAAAATTCCATCAAAACGCCACACGCAGTTCAAAAAACCAAATGGCGATTTTTACTACGAGCAATTGTTCGGTACTATTGGTTTTGACGGTATGTCCACCAACAGTTATCATGAACAACGGCCAACACAGGTAAAGGAAATAAAAAGGCAGTATAGTGTTGCGCCAAAGATTGCTAAAGAAAACAATATGCAATCGTATCGGTTTAGAGGGTTTCAAGTAAAACCAGAGAACGATTATTTAGACAGTCGTAAAATTGTACTCACCAATAGTGATTGCAATATCATATTAGCGGCACCAAAGCATTCAACAAAGGATTATTTTTATAAAAATACGGATGCCGATGAGTTGATCTTCATCCATAAAGGCACAGGAAAACTAAGAACGCACTTAGGAAACTTAGATTTTAAATACGGAGATTATCTTTTAGTGCCAAGAGGCATCATTTATAAACTCGATTTCGATACCGAAGATAATCGTCTATTTATTGTTGAATCTACAAGACCAATTTATACACCAAAACGTTACCGAAATTGGTTTGGGCAGTTATTGGAGCATTCGCCTTTTTGTGAACGCGATTTACGTCAACCACAAGAATTGGAAACCAACAATGAGTCAGGAGATTTTTTAATAAAAATTAAAAAGCAAGATGAGATTTTTGATATGGTCTATGCCTCACATCCTTTTGATGTGGTAGGTTACGATGGTTATAATTATCCCTATGCATTTTCTATTCACGATTTTGAACCCATAACAGGACGTGTACATCAACCACCTCCTGTGCATCAAACTTTTGAAACTGATGCTTTTGTGGTTTGTAGTTTTGTACCACGTTTGTATGATTATCATCCACTTGCCGTGCCTGCACCATACAATCATAGTAATATAGATAGTGATGAGGTTTTGTATTACGTTGATGGTGATTTTATGAGCAGGAATGATATTGATGCAGGACATATTTCATTGCATCCAGCTGGCATTCCTCATGGACCACACCCTGGAACAATGGAAAAAAGTATTGGCAAGGTTAAAACAGAAGAATTAGCTGTAATGGTAGATACGTTCAAGCCTTTGAAAGTTACAGAAGAAGCTTTAAAAATTGCAGATGAAGATTATTTTAAGTCTTGGTTGGAATCCCCAAAGGGGACTTAA
- the hppD gene encoding 4-hydroxyphenylpyruvate dioxygenase, protein MAKEVKSVNYGLEKIFEGAQDFLPLLGTDYVEFYVGNAKQAAHFYKTAFGFQSFAYRGLETGSKDSVSYVLKQDKIRLVLTTPLNSKSEINNHIVKHGDGVKVVALWVDDARKSYEETTKRGAKSYMEPTVEKDEFGEVVRAGIYTYGETVHMFVERKNYTGKFMPGFVEWKSDYNPEPVGLKYIDHMVGNVGWGQMNQWVKWYEDVMGFVNFLSFDDKQIHTEYSALMSKVMSNGNGRIKFPINEPAKAAKKSQIEEYLDFYEGSGVQHIAVATDDIINTVAQLKARGVEFLPPPPQAYYDDIPKRLGDHMNMMKEDIGELQKLSIMIDADEEGYLLQIFTKPVEDRPTLFFEIIQRMGAQGFGAGNFKALFESIEREQEKRGTL, encoded by the coding sequence ATGGCAAAAGAAGTAAAAAGTGTAAACTACGGTTTAGAGAAAATATTTGAAGGAGCGCAAGATTTCTTGCCGCTTTTGGGAACGGATTATGTAGAGTTCTATGTTGGTAATGCCAAACAAGCTGCGCATTTCTATAAAACAGCCTTTGGCTTTCAGTCGTTTGCGTATAGAGGTTTGGAAACGGGATCTAAAGATTCTGTGAGCTATGTTTTAAAACAGGATAAAATTCGATTAGTGCTCACAACACCATTAAACAGCAAATCTGAAATCAATAATCATATTGTAAAACATGGCGATGGTGTTAAAGTCGTAGCGCTTTGGGTAGATGATGCTCGCAAATCTTACGAGGAAACTACCAAACGAGGTGCAAAGTCGTACATGGAACCAACCGTTGAAAAAGACGAATTTGGAGAAGTCGTAAGAGCAGGAATTTACACCTATGGAGAAACCGTACACATGTTTGTAGAACGTAAAAACTACACAGGCAAGTTTATGCCAGGATTTGTAGAGTGGAAAAGCGATTACAATCCAGAACCTGTTGGCCTAAAATACATTGATCACATGGTTGGCAATGTTGGTTGGGGTCAAATGAACCAATGGGTAAAATGGTACGAAGATGTTATGGGCTTTGTTAATTTTTTATCTTTTGATGATAAACAAATCCATACGGAATACTCGGCACTTATGAGTAAAGTGATGAGTAACGGAAATGGCAGAATTAAATTTCCAATTAACGAACCTGCAAAAGCGGCTAAAAAATCTCAGATTGAAGAATACCTAGATTTTTATGAAGGGTCAGGTGTCCAACATATTGCTGTGGCAACAGACGATATAATAAATACCGTAGCTCAATTAAAAGCACGAGGAGTCGAGTTTTTACCACCTCCACCACAGGCGTATTATGATGATATTCCAAAGCGATTGGGCGATCATATGAATATGATGAAAGAAGATATTGGCGAACTTCAAAAATTATCAATCATGATAGATGCTGATGAAGAAGGCTATTTGCTCCAAATTTTTACGAAGCCAGTAGAAGATAGGCCAACGTTGTTTTTTGAGATTATTCAGCGCATGGGAGCACAAGGTTTTGGAGCTGGTAATTTTAAAGCATTGTTTGAATCCATTGAACGCGAGCAAGAAAAAAGAGGAACCCTGTAA
- a CDS encoding SGNH/GDSL hydrolase family protein translates to MKTIKYICLSFLALAFFACETDDEIITGNEPLPNLTAGTADFSNFVAVGASFTAGYTDGALFMAVQESSFPNIMANQFAKVGGGSFTQPLMNDNLGGLALGGNRIAEPRLVFGGAGPVPIESLIGPITVGTDLATNNPSGPFNNFGIPGAKSFHLVTNGYGNIQNLPNANPYAVRVTGTTPNASILELAVAQDPTFFTLSEIGGNDVLGYATTGGDGTNPITDTATFDASLNALVAGLTANGAKGAIGNLPNITSLSHFTTVPHNPVPLDAATAGFLNSASAYGAYNAGIVQAFAFLVANTPMTQEMADAEIAKRTISFAAGAGNAVVIIDEDLTDLTVINPALISMRQATVDDLIVLPASSFIGTEAVPGNPQTVNGVAIPLADKWVLTPEEQDEITVATQAYNASISAAASANGLALVDLNSILVQASTTGVEFDGYTLNTSLVTGGLVSLDGIHPTARGYALMANSFLKAIDATYGSNFAASGNLAKSDNYPVFYSPTLQ, encoded by the coding sequence ATGAAAACTATAAAATATATATGTTTAAGCTTTCTGGCCTTAGCATTTTTTGCCTGTGAAACTGATGACGAGATTATTACAGGAAATGAGCCTTTACCTAATTTAACGGCTGGTACTGCAGATTTTTCCAATTTCGTTGCAGTTGGAGCTTCATTTACAGCGGGTTATACCGATGGAGCACTATTTATGGCTGTTCAAGAAAGTTCATTCCCAAATATTATGGCAAATCAATTTGCTAAAGTAGGTGGGGGAAGTTTTACACAACCTCTAATGAATGATAACTTGGGTGGTTTGGCATTAGGAGGTAACAGAATCGCTGAACCTCGATTAGTTTTTGGAGGCGCAGGACCTGTGCCTATAGAATCTTTGATTGGTCCTATTACTGTTGGTACTGATTTGGCTACAAATAATCCGTCTGGGCCATTTAATAATTTTGGAATCCCTGGAGCTAAAAGCTTCCATTTAGTAACTAATGGTTATGGAAACATCCAAAATTTACCTAATGCAAATCCTTATGCAGTACGTGTCACAGGAACTACGCCAAATGCTTCTATTTTAGAATTAGCTGTAGCTCAAGATCCAACGTTCTTTACCTTATCTGAAATTGGAGGTAATGATGTTTTGGGTTATGCTACAACTGGTGGAGATGGAACAAATCCAATAACTGATACCGCAACATTTGATGCATCTTTAAATGCATTGGTCGCTGGTTTAACGGCTAATGGAGCAAAAGGTGCGATAGGTAATTTACCTAATATTACAAGTTTATCCCATTTTACAACAGTACCTCACAATCCTGTTCCTTTAGATGCAGCGACTGCAGGTTTTTTAAATAGTGCGAGTGCATATGGCGCCTATAATGCTGGTATTGTACAAGCATTTGCCTTTTTAGTTGCCAATACACCTATGACACAGGAAATGGCTGATGCTGAAATTGCTAAGCGTACCATATCTTTTGCTGCTGGAGCAGGAAATGCAGTGGTAATTATAGATGAAGATTTAACGGACTTAACGGTTATAAACCCAGCATTGATTAGCATGCGACAAGCTACTGTAGATGATTTAATTGTTTTACCTGCTTCAAGTTTTATTGGCACTGAAGCTGTTCCAGGCAATCCACAAACCGTAAATGGTGTTGCTATACCATTGGCTGACAAATGGGTGTTAACGCCTGAAGAACAAGATGAAATTACAGTAGCGACACAAGCTTACAACGCTAGTATTTCTGCTGCAGCCAGTGCAAATGGTTTAGCTTTGGTAGATTTGAATTCAATTTTAGTACAAGCATCTACTACTGGTGTTGAGTTTGACGGTTACACTTTAAATACGAGCTTAGTTACAGGTGGTTTAGTTAGTTTAGATGGTATACATCCTACGGCCAGAGGTTATGCTCTAATGGCAAATAGTTTCTTGAAAGCAATTGACGCAACCTATGGTTCTAACTTTGCAGCCTCAGGAAATCTTGCAAAATCAGATAACTATCCAGTGTTTTATTCGCCAACCTTGCAGTAA
- a CDS encoding XRE family transcriptional regulator encodes MKPIQANIKHLRALKKISQERFADELNWTRSVVGSYEEGRSEPPIDRLIDLSNFFDIPIDILVKNDLRKAKDTSFIEVGNKRVLFPVTVNEDNEDLIEIIPAKATAGYLSGYDDPEYIEQLQKIKLPFLPTGTHRAFPIKGDSMLPVKDGAFIVAKFLEDIADIKNGRTYIILTKDDGLVYKRVYIPEGDLSNLLLSSDNKSYQPYLIARENILEIWEFTCCINTQEYDEKELKLSSIMMLFQELKVELEAVKRM; translated from the coding sequence ATGAAACCCATACAAGCCAATATAAAACATTTACGTGCTTTAAAAAAGATATCCCAAGAACGCTTTGCAGATGAACTCAACTGGACGCGCTCTGTTGTTGGTTCTTACGAAGAAGGTCGCTCAGAGCCACCAATAGACCGTTTAATAGACTTATCTAATTTCTTTGATATTCCTATTGATATTCTGGTAAAAAACGATTTACGGAAAGCAAAGGACACCTCTTTTATTGAAGTTGGTAACAAACGTGTGTTGTTTCCTGTAACTGTAAATGAAGACAATGAAGATTTAATAGAAATTATACCTGCAAAAGCGACAGCGGGTTATTTATCCGGTTATGATGATCCGGAATATATAGAACAACTTCAAAAAATTAAATTACCGTTTTTACCCACAGGAACACACAGAGCTTTTCCGATAAAAGGCGATTCTATGCTACCAGTAAAAGATGGCGCATTTATAGTAGCCAAGTTTTTGGAAGACATTGCCGACATTAAAAATGGGCGCACTTATATTATATTAACCAAAGATGATGGCCTGGTATATAAGCGTGTTTATATTCCTGAAGGAGATCTATCAAACTTACTATTAAGCTCCGACAATAAAAGTTACCAACCCTATTTAATTGCCCGTGAAAATATTTTGGAAATTTGGGAATTCACATGTTGCATCAACACTCAAGAATACGATGAAAAAGAACTTAAATTGAGCAGTATTATGATGTTATTTCAGGAATTGAAGGTGGAATTAGAAGCCGTAAAACGCATGTAA
- a CDS encoding CCC motif membrane protein, which produces MNKLPADPLALILGILALVIGIAGCCCYGITAIFPLAMSIIGLVVANKSLREFGENPDAFEPQSRSNVNTAKIINIIAIVINSLVFLVAIAAFAFYGTLISSAILDGIENGHFEDDDYYQSDDYYNSDSESDTINTWEEDDYIIESEMDSINIDSIENKLLKTFKEG; this is translated from the coding sequence ATGAATAAATTACCCGCGGATCCATTAGCACTAATATTGGGTATACTAGCTTTAGTAATTGGTATTGCTGGCTGTTGCTGCTATGGAATTACAGCTATTTTTCCATTAGCGATGTCAATCATCGGATTAGTCGTTGCCAATAAAAGTTTACGTGAGTTTGGTGAAAATCCAGATGCTTTCGAACCACAATCGAGAAGTAATGTTAATACCGCTAAGATCATCAATATTATTGCTATTGTTATAAATAGTCTTGTCTTTTTAGTAGCCATTGCTGCGTTTGCGTTTTATGGCACATTAATTTCTTCTGCTATTTTAGATGGTATTGAAAATGGACATTTTGAAGATGATGACTACTATCAAAGCGATGATTATTATAATTCAGATTCCGAGTCTGATACCATTAACACTTGGGAAGAAGATGATTATATTATTGAATCGGAAATGGATTCTATTAATATAGATTCAATAGAAAATAAATTACTTAAAACCTTTAAAGAAGGATGA
- a CDS encoding DUF3108 domain-containing protein: MKHILTLILCFAGFQAANLEKESAFQEGEWFKFEMSYSGFLKAGNATLSVNETNLEGKPVYHVVGKGWTTGAIKWFFKVKDRYESYFDKATGAPYKFIRKIDEGGHTKDIEITFDHQNNIAEVNNKKHKETKKVTTEQDVQDMVSMYYYLRNKIDISDLKEGDEIETNMFFDEENYGFKLKYLGKETIEVEVNGSEVKVKTIKFRPYVMAGRVFKEEESLTLWVSADKNKIPLKVKADLAVGSLRADLVEFKGLKHSFKIEFD, encoded by the coding sequence ATGAAACATATTTTAACCTTAATATTATGCTTTGCAGGGTTTCAAGCAGCAAATCTTGAAAAGGAATCTGCATTTCAGGAAGGCGAGTGGTTTAAATTTGAAATGAGCTACAGTGGTTTTCTAAAAGCAGGAAACGCAACATTATCGGTTAATGAAACAAATTTGGAAGGGAAACCAGTGTATCATGTTGTCGGAAAAGGTTGGACAACTGGTGCCATAAAATGGTTTTTTAAAGTCAAGGATCGTTACGAAAGTTATTTCGATAAAGCCACAGGCGCTCCCTATAAATTCATTAGAAAAATAGACGAAGGTGGTCACACCAAGGATATAGAAATTACCTTTGATCATCAAAATAACATTGCTGAGGTAAACAATAAAAAACACAAGGAAACTAAAAAAGTAACTACCGAACAAGATGTTCAGGATATGGTTTCCATGTATTATTATTTAAGAAATAAAATTGATATAAGCGATTTAAAAGAAGGTGACGAGATTGAAACCAATATGTTTTTTGATGAAGAAAACTACGGTTTTAAATTAAAATATTTAGGCAAAGAAACCATTGAGGTAGAAGTTAATGGCAGTGAGGTAAAAGTAAAAACTATTAAATTTAGGCCTTACGTTATGGCTGGTCGTGTTTTTAAAGAAGAAGAAAGTTTGACACTTTGGGTAAGTGCCGATAAAAATAAGATACCTTTAAAAGTAAAAGCAGATTTAGCTGTGGGTTCCCTTCGAGCAGATCTTGTAGAATTTAAAGGTTTAAAACACTCCTTTAAAATAGAATTTGATTAA
- the atpD gene encoding F0F1 ATP synthase subunit beta produces the protein MSKVTGKVAQIVGPVIDVEFAAGSELPKIYDSLEINNQDGSKLVLEVQSHIGEDTVRTIAMDSSDGLSRGTEVHATGAPIQMPIGEDVYGRLFNVIGDAIDGLGDLPKAGDAGLPIHRQAPKFEDLSTSTEVLFTGIKVIDLIEPYAKGGKIGLFGGAGVGKTVLIQELINNIAKGHGGLSVFAGVGERTREGNDLLREMLESGIIKYGDDFMHSMEEGGWDLKKVDKSIMKESKATFVFGQMNEPPGARARVALSGLTIAEYFRDGAGEGQGKDVLFFVDNIFRFTQAGSEVSALLGRMPSAVGYQPTLATEMGAMQERITSTKRGSITSVQAVYVPADDLTDPAPATTFAHLDATTVLSRKIAELGIYPAVDPLDSTSRILTAEILGDEHYACAQRVKELLQRYKELQDIIAILGMEELSEEDKMAVGRARRVQRFLSQPFHVAEQFTGIPGVLVDIKETIKGFNQIMDGELDHLPEAAFNLKGSIEEAIEAGEKMLAEA, from the coding sequence ATGTCAAAAGTTACAGGTAAAGTTGCACAGATCGTAGGTCCAGTTATCGATGTAGAATTCGCTGCTGGTTCAGAGCTTCCAAAGATTTATGATTCGTTAGAAATTAATAACCAAGATGGTTCTAAATTAGTATTAGAAGTACAATCTCACATCGGTGAAGATACCGTACGTACTATCGCTATGGATTCTTCAGATGGTTTAAGTAGAGGAACCGAAGTTCACGCCACTGGTGCTCCGATCCAAATGCCAATTGGTGAAGATGTTTACGGACGTCTTTTCAATGTTATTGGTGATGCTATTGATGGATTAGGTGATTTACCTAAAGCTGGTGATGCTGGTTTACCGATTCACAGACAAGCTCCAAAATTTGAAGATTTATCAACGTCAACGGAAGTTTTATTTACGGGTATTAAAGTCATCGATTTAATTGAGCCTTATGCAAAAGGTGGTAAAATTGGATTATTTGGTGGTGCTGGTGTAGGTAAAACAGTATTGATTCAAGAATTGATTAACAATATCGCTAAAGGTCACGGTGGACTTTCAGTATTTGCAGGTGTTGGTGAAAGAACACGTGAAGGAAATGATTTACTTCGTGAAATGTTAGAGTCAGGAATTATTAAGTATGGTGATGACTTTATGCACTCGATGGAAGAAGGTGGATGGGATTTGAAGAAGGTTGATAAATCAATCATGAAAGAATCTAAAGCGACTTTCGTATTCGGACAAATGAATGAGCCTCCTGGAGCTCGTGCTCGTGTAGCACTTTCAGGATTAACTATAGCAGAATATTTCCGTGATGGCGCTGGTGAAGGGCAGGGGAAAGATGTATTATTTTTCGTAGATAATATCTTCCGTTTTACACAAGCTGGTTCTGAGGTATCTGCACTATTAGGTCGTATGCCTTCTGCGGTAGGTTACCAACCAACATTGGCAACTGAAATGGGTGCCATGCAAGAGCGTATTACGTCAACTAAAAGAGGGTCTATTACATCTGTACAAGCGGTTTACGTACCTGCGGATGATTTAACGGATCCTGCACCTGCAACAACGTTTGCTCACTTGGATGCAACAACTGTATTGTCTCGTAAAATTGCGGAGTTAGGTATTTATCCTGCGGTAGATCCATTGGATTCTACATCAAGAATTTTGACCGCTGAGATATTAGGTGATGAGCACTATGCTTGTGCACAACGTGTAAAAGAGTTATTACAGCGTTATAAAGAATTACAAGATATTATTGCCATCTTAGGTATGGAAGAATTATCTGAAGAAGATAAAATGGCTGTAGGTAGAGCAAGACGTGTACAACGTTTCTTATCTCAACCGTTCCACGTAGCTGAGCAATTTACTGGTATACCTGGTGTATTGGTAGATATTAAAGAAACAATTAAAGGTTTTAACCAGATTATGGATGGTGAATTAGATCACTTACCAGAAGCGGCATTTAACCTTAAAGGTTCAATTGAAGAGGCTATTGAAGCAGGAGAGAAAATGTTAGCTGAGGCGTAA